Proteins encoded within one genomic window of Malus sylvestris isolate BBL-3571246 chloroplast, complete genome:
- the psaB gene encoding photosystem I P700 apoprotein A2 has translation MALRFPRFSQGLAQDPTTRRIWFGIATAHDFESHDDITEERLYQNIFASHFGQLAIIFLWTSGNLFHVAWQGNFEAWVQDPLHVRPIAHAIWDPHFGQPAVEAFTRGGALGPVNIAYSGVYQWWYTIGLRTNEDLYTGALFLLFLSAISLIAGWLHLQPKWKPSVSWFKNAESRLNHHLSGLFGVSSLAWTGHLVHVAIPGSRGENVRWNNFLDVLPHPQGLGPLFTGQWNLYAQNPDSSSHLFGTSQGAGTAILTLLGGFHPQTQSLWLTDMAHHHLAIAFVFLIAGHMYRTNFGIGHSIKNLLEAHIPPGGRLGRGHKGLYDTINNSLHFQLGLALASLGVITSLVAQHMYSLPAYAFIAQDFTTQAALYTHHQYIAGFIMTGAFAHGAIFFIRDYNPEQNEDNVLARMLDHKEAIISHLSWASLFLGFHTLGLYVHNDVMLAFGTPEKQILIEPIFAQWIQSAHGKTSYGFDVLLSSTNGPAFNAGRSIWLPGWLNAVNENSNSLFLTIGPGDFLVHHAIALGLHTTTLILVKGALDARGSKLMPDKKDFGYSFPCDGPGRGGTCDISAWDAFYLAVFWMLNTIGWVTFYWHWKHITLWQGNVSQFNESSTYLMGWLRDYLWLNSSQLINGYNPFGMNSLSVWAWMFLFGHLVWATGFMFLISWRGYWQELIETLAWAHERTPLANLIRWRDKPVALSIVQARLVGLAHFSVGYIFTYAAFLIASTSGKFG, from the coding sequence ATGGCATTAAGATTTCCAAGGTTTAGCCAAGGCTTAGCTCAGGACCCCACTACTCGTCGTATTTGGTTTGGTATTGCTACCGCACATGACTTCGAGAGTCATGATGATATTACTGAGGAACGTCTTTATCAGAATATTTTTGCTTCTCATTTCGGGCAATTGGCAATAATTTTTCTGTGGACTTCCGGAAATCTGTTTCATGTAGCTTGGCAAGGAAATTTTGAGGCATGGGTACAGGATCCTTTACATGTAAGACCTATTGCTCATGCAATTTGGGATCCTCATTTTGGTCAACCGGCTGTAGAAGCCTTTACTCGTGGGGGTGCTCTTGGCCCAGTGAATATCGCTTATTCTGGTGTTTATCAGTGGTGGTATACAATCGGTTTACGTACTAATGAGGATCTTTATACTGGAGCTCTTTTTCTATTATTTCTTTCTGCCATATCCTTAATAGCGGGTTGGTTACACCTACAACCGAAATGGAAACCGAGCGTTTCGTGGTTTAAAAATGCCGAATCTCGTCTAAATCATCACTTGTCAGGACTATTCGGAGTGAGTTCCTTGGCTTGGACAGGACATTTAGTTCATGTCGCTATTCCCGGATCCAGGGGAGAAAACGTTCGATGGAATAATTTCTTAGATGTATTGCCACATCCCCAAGGATTAGGTCCACTTTTTACAGGTCAGTGGAATCTTTATGCTCAAAATCCCGATTCAAGTAGTCATTTATTTGGCACCTCCCAAGGAGCAGGAACTGCCATTCTAACCCTTCTGGGGGGATTCCATCCACAAACGCAAAGTTTATGGCTAACCGATATGGCTCATCATCATTTAGCTATTGCGTTTGTTTTTCTGATTGCTGGTCATATGTATAGAACTAATTTCGGGATTGGGCACAGTATAAAAAATCTTTTAGAAGCACATATTCCTCCAGGGGGGCGATTAGGGCGCGGACATAAGGGTCTTTATGACACAATCAATAATTCGCTTCATTTTCAATTAGGCCTTGCTCTAGCCTCTTTGGGGGTTATTACGTCCTTGGTCGCTCAACACATGTACTCTTTACCTGCTTATGCGTTCATAGCACAAGACTTTACTACTCAAGCTGCGCTATATACTCATCACCAATACATCGCAGGATTCATCATGACAGGGGCTTTTGCTCATGGAGCTATATTTTTTATTAGAGATTACAATCCGGAACAGAATGAGGATAATGTATTGGCAAGAATGTTAGACCATAAAGAAGCTATCATATCCCATTTAAGTTGGGCCAGTCTCTTTTTAGGGTTCCATACTTTGGGACTTTATGTTCATAATGATGTCATGCTTGCTTTTGGTACTCCGGAGAAGCAAATCTTGATCGAACCTATATTTGCCCAATGGATACAATCTGCTCATGGTAAAACTTCATATGGGTTCGATGTACTTTTATCTTCAACGAATGGTCCAGCGTTCAATGCGGGTCGAAGCATATGGTTACCGGGTTGGTTAAATGCTGTTAATGAGAATAGTAATTCACTATTCTTAACAATAGGACCTGGAGATTTCTTGGTTCATCATGCTATTGCTCTAGGTTTACATACAACTACATTGATATTAGTAAAAGGTGCTTTAGATGCACGTGGTTCCAAGTTAATGCCAGATAAAAAAGATTTTGGTTATAGTTTTCCTTGCGATGGTCCGGGACGAGGTGGGACTTGTGATATTTCGGCTTGGGACGCATTTTATTTGGCAGTTTTCTGGATGTTAAATACGATTGGATGGGTTACTTTTTATTGGCATTGGAAGCACATCACATTATGGCAGGGTAACGTTTCACAGTTTAATGAGTCTTCCACTTATTTGATGGGATGGTTAAGAGATTATCTATGGTTAAACTCTTCACAACTTATCAATGGATATAACCCTTTTGGTATGAATAGTTTATCAGTCTGGGCGTGGATGTTCTTATTTGGACATCTTGTTTGGGCTACGGGATTTATGTTCTTAATTTCCTGGCGTGGATATTGGCAGGAATTGATTGAAACTTTAGCATGGGCTCATGAACGCACACCTTTGGCTAATTTGATTCGATGGAGAGATAAACCGGTGGCTCTTTCCATTGTACAAGCAAGATTGGTTGGATTAGCCCACTTTTCTGTTGGGTATATATTTACTTATGCGGCTTTCTTGATTGCCTCTACATCGGGCAAATTTGGTTAA
- the rps4 gene encoding ribosomal protein S4 yields the protein MSRYRGPRFKKIRRLGALPGLTSKKPRAGSDLRNQSRPGKKSQYRIRLEEKQKLRFHYGLTEQQLLKYVRIAGKAKGSTGQVLLQLLEMRLDNILFRLGMASTIPQARQLVNHRHILVNGRIVDIPSYRCKPRDIITVRDEQKSRALIQNYLDSSPREELPNHLTLHPFQYEGFVNQIIDSKWVGLKINELLVVEYYSRQT from the coding sequence ATGTCACGTTACAGAGGGCCTCGTTTCAAAAAAATCCGTCGTCTGGGGGCTTTACCGGGACTAACTAGTAAAAAGCCTAGAGCCGGAAGCGATCTTAGAAACCAATCGCGCCCCGGAAAAAAATCTCAATATCGTATTCGTTTAGAAGAAAAACAAAAATTGCGCTTTCATTATGGTCTTACAGAACAACAATTACTTAAATACGTTCGTATCGCCGGAAAAGCCAAAGGATCAACAGGTCAGGTTTTACTACAATTACTTGAAATGCGTTTGGATAACATCCTTTTTCGATTGGGTATGGCTTCGACTATTCCTCAAGCCCGCCAATTAGTTAACCATAGACATATTTTAGTTAATGGTCGTATAGTAGATATACCAAGTTATCGCTGTAAACCCCGAGATATTATTACAGTGAGGGATGAGCAAAAATCTAGGGCTCTGATTCAAAATTATCTTGATTCATCCCCCCGCGAGGAGTTGCCAAACCATTTGACTCTTCACCCATTCCAATATGAAGGATTCGTCAATCAAATAATAGATAGTAAATGGGTCGGTTTGAAAATAAATGAATTGCTAGTTGTAGAATATTACTCTCGTCAGACTTAA
- the psaA gene encoding photosystem I P700 apoprotein A1, with protein sequence MIIRSPEPEVKILVDRDPVKTSFEEWARPGHFSRTIAKGPDTTTWIWNLHADAHDFDSHTSDLEEISRKVFSAHFGQLSIIFLWLSGMYFHGARFSNYEAWLSDPTHIGPSAQVVWPIVGQEILNGDVGGGFRGIQITSGFFQLWRASGITSELQLYCTAIGALVFAALMLFAGWFHYHKAAPKLAWFQDVESMLNHHLAGLLGLGSLSWAGHQVHVSLPINQFLNAGVDPKEIPLPHEFILNRDLLAQLYPSFAEGATPFFTLNWSKYAEFLTFRGGLDPVTGGLWLTDIAHHHLAIAILFLVAGHMYRTNWGIGHGIKDILEAHKGPFTGQGHKGLYEILTTSWHAQLSINLAMLGSLTIVVAHHMYSMPPYPYLATDYGTQLSLFTHHMWIGGFLIVGAAAHAAIFMVRDYDPTTRYNDLLDRVLRHRDAIISHLNWVCIFLGFHSFGLYIHNDTMSALGRPQDMFSDTAIQLQPVFAQWIQNTHALAPNATAPGATTGTSLTWGGGDLVAVGGKVALLPIPLGTADFLVHHIHAFTIHVTVLILLKGVLFARSSRLIPDKANLGFRFPCDGPGRGGTCQVSAWDHVFLGLFWMYNAISVVIFHFSWKMQSDVWGSISDQGVVTHITGGNFAQSSITINGWLRDFLWAQASQVIQSYGSSLSAYGLFFLGAHFVWAFSLMFLFSGRGYWQELIESIVWAHNKLKVAPATQPRALSIVQGRAVGVTHYLLGGIATTWAFFLARIIAVG encoded by the coding sequence ATGATTATTCGTTCGCCGGAACCAGAAGTTAAAATTTTGGTAGATAGGGATCCCGTAAAAACTTCTTTCGAGGAATGGGCCAGACCGGGTCATTTCTCAAGAACAATAGCTAAGGGACCTGATACTACCACTTGGATCTGGAACCTACACGCTGATGCTCACGATTTTGATAGCCATACCAGTGATTTGGAGGAGATCTCTCGAAAAGTATTTAGTGCCCATTTCGGTCAACTCTCCATCATCTTTCTTTGGCTGAGTGGTATGTATTTCCATGGTGCTCGTTTTTCCAATTATGAAGCATGGCTAAGTGATCCTACTCACATTGGACCTAGTGCCCAGGTGGTTTGGCCAATAGTGGGTCAAGAAATATTGAATGGTGATGTAGGCGGGGGTTTCCGAGGAATACAAATAACCTCTGGTTTTTTTCAGCTTTGGCGAGCATCTGGAATAACTAGTGAATTACAACTCTATTGTACTGCAATTGGTGCATTGGTCTTTGCTGCCTTAATGCTTTTTGCTGGTTGGTTCCATTATCACAAAGCTGCTCCGAAGTTAGCTTGGTTCCAAGATGTAGAATCTATGTTGAATCACCATTTAGCAGGGCTACTAGGCCTTGGTTCTCTTTCTTGGGCGGGGCATCAAGTACATGTATCTTTACCAATTAACCAATTTCTAAACGCTGGAGTAGATCCTAAAGAGATTCCGCTCCCTCATGAATTTATCTTGAATCGGGATCTTTTGGCTCAACTTTATCCCAGTTTTGCTGAGGGAGCAACCCCATTTTTCACCTTGAATTGGTCAAAATATGCGGAATTTCTTACTTTTCGTGGAGGATTAGATCCAGTAACTGGAGGTCTATGGCTGACCGATATTGCACACCATCATTTAGCTATTGCAATTCTTTTCCTGGTAGCGGGTCACATGTATAGGACCAACTGGGGCATTGGTCATGGTATAAAAGATATTTTAGAGGCTCATAAAGGCCCATTTACTGGCCAGGGCCATAAAGGCCTATATGAGATCCTAACAACGTCATGGCATGCTCAATTATCTATTAATCTAGCTATGTTAGGATCTTTAACCATTGTTGTAGCTCACCATATGTATTCGATGCCTCCTTATCCATATCTAGCTACTGATTATGGTACACAACTTTCATTGTTCACACATCACATGTGGATTGGTGGATTTCTCATAGTTGGTGCTGCTGCGCATGCAGCCATTTTTATGGTAAGAGACTATGATCCAACTACTCGATACAACGATCTATTAGATCGTGTCCTTAGGCATCGCGATGCAATCATATCACATCTCAACTGGGTATGTATATTTTTAGGCTTTCACAGTTTTGGTTTGTATATTCATAATGATACTATGAGCGCTTTAGGGCGCCCGCAAGATATGTTTTCAGATACCGCTATACAATTACAACCCGTCTTTGCTCAATGGATACAAAACACCCATGCTTTAGCACCCAACGCAACGGCCCCTGGTGCAACAACAGGCACCAGTTTGACTTGGGGGGGTGGTGATTTAGTGGCAGTGGGCGGCAAAGTTGCTTTGTTACCTATTCCATTAGGAACCGCAGATTTTTTGGTGCATCACATTCATGCATTTACAATTCATGTGACGGTATTAATACTCCTGAAAGGTGTTCTATTTGCTCGTAGTTCACGTTTGATACCAGATAAAGCAAATCTTGGTTTTCGTTTCCCTTGTGACGGGCCGGGAAGAGGGGGGACATGCCAAGTATCCGCTTGGGATCATGTCTTCTTAGGGCTATTCTGGATGTATAATGCAATTTCAGTAGTAATATTCCATTTCAGCTGGAAAATGCAGTCAGATGTTTGGGGTAGTATCAGCGATCAAGGAGTGGTAACTCATATCACGGGAGGAAACTTTGCGCAGAGTTCCATTACTATTAATGGGTGGCTCCGCGATTTCTTATGGGCACAGGCATCCCAGGTAATTCAGTCTTATGGTTCGTCATTATCTGCATACGGCCTTTTTTTCCTAGGTGCTCATTTTGTATGGGCTTTTAGTTTAATGTTTCTATTCAGCGGGCGTGGTTATTGGCAAGAACTTATTGAATCCATCGTTTGGGCTCATAATAAATTAAAAGTTGCTCCTGCTACTCAGCCCAGAGCCTTGAGTATTGTCCAAGGACGTGCTGTAGGAGTAACTCATTACCTTCTGGGTGGAATTGCCACAACATGGGCGTTCTTCTTAGCAAGAATTATTGCAGTAGGATAA
- the ycf3 gene encoding photosystem I assembly protein Ycf3: protein MSRSGINGNFIDKTFSIVANILLRIIPTTSGEKEAFTYYRDGMSAQSEGNYAEALQNYYEAMRLEIDPYDRSYILYNIGLIHTSNGEHTKALEYYFRALERNPFLPQAFNNMAVICHYRGEQAVQQGDSEIAEAWFDQAAEYWKQAIALTPGNYIEAQNWLKITRRFE, encoded by the exons ATGTCTAGATCTGGGATAAATGGAAATTTTATTGATAAAACCTTTTCAATTGTAGCCAATATCTTATTACGAATAATTCCGACAACTTCGGGAGAAAAAGAGGCATTCACCTATTACAGAGATGGT ATGTCAGCTCAATCCGAAGGAAATTATGCAGAAGCTTTACAGAATTATTATGAAGCTATGCGATTAGAAATTGATCCTTATGATCGAAGTTATATACTCTATAACATAGGCCTTATCCACACAAGTAACGGAGAACATACGAAAGCTTTAGAATATTATTTTCGGGCACTAGAGCGAAACCCATTCTTACCACAAGCTTTTAATAATATGGCCGTGATCTGTCATTAC CGGGGAGAACAGGCCGTTCAACAAGGAGATTCCGAAATTGCGGAGGCTTGGTTCGATCAAGCCGCCGAGTATTGGAAACAAGCAATAGCGCTTACTCCTGGTAATTATATTGAAGCACAGAATTGGTTGAAGATTACAAGGCGTTTCGAATAA
- the rps14 gene encoding ribosomal protein S14: MARKSLIQREKKRQKLEKKYHLIRRSSKKEISKVPSLSEKWEIHGKLQSPPRNSAPTRLHRRCFSTGRPRANYRDFGLSGHILREMVHACLLPGATRSSW, from the coding sequence ATGGCAAGAAAAAGTTTGATTCAGCGGGAGAAGAAGAGACAAAAATTGGAAAAAAAATATCATTTGATTCGTCGATCCTCAAAAAAAGAAATAAGCAAAGTTCCGTCGTTGAGCGAGAAATGGGAAATTCATGGAAAGTTACAATCCCCACCACGTAATAGTGCACCTACACGCCTTCATCGACGTTGTTTTTCGACCGGAAGACCAAGAGCTAACTATCGAGACTTTGGGTTATCCGGACACATACTTCGTGAAATGGTTCATGCATGTTTGTTGCCGGGGGCAACAAGATCAAGTTGGTAA
- the psbZ gene encoding photosystem II protein Z, whose translation MTIAFQLAVFALIATSLILLISVPVVFASPEGWSGNKNVLFSGTSLWIGLVFLVGILNSLIS comes from the coding sequence ATGACTATTGCTTTCCAATTGGCTGTTTTTGCATTAATTGCTACTTCATTAATCTTACTGATTAGTGTACCTGTTGTATTTGCTTCTCCTGAGGGTTGGTCGGGTAACAAAAATGTTCTATTTTCCGGCACATCATTATGGATTGGATTAGTCTTTCTGGTGGGTATCCTTAATTCTCTCATCTCTTGA